Proteins co-encoded in one Arachis hypogaea cultivar Tifrunner chromosome 13, arahy.Tifrunner.gnm2.J5K5, whole genome shotgun sequence genomic window:
- the LOC112783612 gene encoding ABC transporter G family member 1 — protein MASLHHHPLPYSEAKPNNSIVLEIHQDETITTTSAVAHMEEVSRKSNGEEKSNPICLTWKDLWVNASMGKKGTKAILQGLTGYAKPGQLLAIMGPSGCGKSTLLDTLAGRLGSNTRQTGEILVNGHKQSLAYGSTAYVTQDDSLITSLTVREAVYYSAQLQLPDSMSKAEKKERAEFTIREMGLQDAINTRIGGWGCKGISGGQKRRVSICIEILTRPRLLFLDEPTSGLDSAASYYVMKRIKSLDHKDGIQRTIIASIHQPSAEVFQFFDNLCLLSAGKTVYFGPASDAIQFFASNGFPCPSLQNPSDHLLKTINKDFDQEMEVGLAGTSGGALPAEAAIGILVNAYKASEINEQVQTEVTAISKMEIRYVEKKRGHASFLRQCIVLTKRSFVNMSRDLGYYWLRLAIYIALAISLATIFYHLDTSYASIKDRGSLLAFVSTFITFMSIGGFPSFVEDMKVFERERLNGHYGVSAFVIGNTLSAIPFVLLVSFIPGAIAYYLPGLQSGCDHFLYFICVLFSCLMLVESLMMIVASVVPNYLMGIITGSGIQGIMILVAGFFKLPSTIPKPFWRYPLHYIAFHTYAFQGLFKNEYEGLKFHGGSSHKYITGEEIMRDTWQTDMSYSKWVDLAILVGMIGVYRVMFLVIIKITEKVKPIVGSFKLRSPKQTIYVVENPNATPLHVELV, from the exons ATGGCTTCTCTTCATCATCACCCTCTTCCATATTCTGAAGCCAAACCCAACAATTCAATTGTTCTAGAGATTCATCAGGATGAGACCATCACTACTACTAGTGCTGTGGCACATATGGAGGAGGTTTCAAGAAAGAGCAATGGAGAAGAGAAGAGCAATCCTATCTGTTTGACATGGAAGGATCTTTGGGTGAATGCTTCCATGGGGAAGAAAGGGACCAAAGCTATCCTTCAGGGGCTAACCGGTTATGCCAAACCGGGTCAGCTCTTGGCCATTATGGGTCCTTCTGGTTGTGGCAAGTCAACACTTCTTGATACTTTAGCAG GTAGATTGGGTTCAAACACAAGACAAACTGGAGAGATTCTTGTCAATGGTCACAAACAATCACTGGCTTATGGAAGCACG GCATACGTGACACAAGATGATAGCTTAATAACATCATTAACAGTGAGAGAAGCAGTGTACTATTCAGCTCAGCTTCAGTTACCTGATTCCATGTCAAAggcagagaagaaagagagagcagAGTTCACAATCAGAGAGATGGGTTTGCAAGATGCCATCAACACTAGAATTGGTGGCTGGGGTTGCAAAGGAATCAGCGGTGGTCAGAAGAGACGTGTAAGCATCTGCATTGAGATATTAACACGCCCAAGGCTCTTGTTTCTTGATGAACCAACAAGTGGACTTGACAGTGCTGCCTCTTACTATGTCATGAAAAGAATCAAATCCCTTGATCATAAAGATGGTATTCAAAGGACTATCATAGCGTCAATTCATCAACCAAGTGCTGAAGTTTTCCAATTCTTTGATAATCTCTGTTTGCTCTCTGCTGGAAAAACAGTTTACTTTGGACCTGCTTCTGATGCAATTCAG TTCTTCGCCTCAAATGGTTTTCCTTGTCCCTCTCTTCAAAATCCATCTGATCACTTGTTGAAAACTATAAACAAGGACTTTGATCAG GAAATGGAGGTAGGTTTAGCCGGGACGAGTGGAGGAGCATTACCGGCAGAAGCAGCAATCGGAATCCTTGTGAACGCATACAAAGCCTCAGAAATAAACGAACAAGTTCAAACGGAAGTAACTGCCATATCTAAAATG GAAATTAGGTAcgtagagaagaagagaggacaTGCAAGCTTCCTTAGGCAGTGCATTGTTCTTACAAAAAGATCATTTGTGAACATGTCCCGCGATCTAGGCTATTATTGGCTGCGCCTTGCTATATATATTGCCTTGGCTATAAGTTTAGCCACTATCTTCTATCATTTAGACACAAGTTATGCTTCAATTAAG GATAGAGGGTCACTTCTTGCATTTGTATCCACTTTCATAACTTTCATGAGCATTGGTGGATTCCCTTCCTTTGTGGAAGATATGAAGGTATTCGAAAGAGAAAGGCTAAATGGGCATTATGGTGTGAGTGCGTTTGTGATAGGAAATACCTTATCAGCCATCCCATTTGTGTTGCTAGTTTCTTTCATTCCGGGAGCTATAGCATACTACCTCCCTGGTCTCCAGAGTGGATGCGACCACTTCCTTTACTTCATTTGTGTTCTATTTTCTTGTCTCATGTTAGTGGAGAGCCTCATGATGATAGTTGCAAGCGTGGTTCCAAACTACCTAATGGGAATCATAACCGGCTCTGGAATCCAAGGCATCATGATCTTAGTTGCTGGCTTCTTCAAACTGCCAAGCACCATTCCTAAGCCATTTTGGAGATACCCTTTGCATTACATAGCATTCCACACTTATGCATTCCAAGGATTGTTCAAGAACGAATATGAAGGCTTGAAATTCCATGGAGGGTCATCACACAAGTACATTACGGGTGAAGAGATTATGAGGGACACGTGGCAAACAGACATGAGTTACTCAAAGTGGGTTGATCTTGCAATATTAGTAGGGATGATTGGTGTGTATCGTGTTATGTTTTTGGTTATCATAAAGATTACTGAGAAGGTGAAGCCTATTGTTGGATCCTTCAAGCTGAGGTCTCCCAAACAAACAATTTATGTCGTCGAAAATCCCAATGCTACTCCTTTGCATGTGGAGCTTGTATGA